DNA sequence from the Nesterenkonia lutea genome:
CGATCGACTGTCCGATGCCCAGGGTCAGGATCGCCAGCAGCGGGCGCAGCGCATTGGGCAGGATGTGCCGGATCAGGATGCGCCAGGGTGAATGTCCCAGCGCCTCGGCGGCCTGGACGTAGCCGGAGTGGCGCACCGCAAGGATCTGTCCGCGCACCATGCGGGTGTAACCGGGGGCGGTCCCCAGTCCCACGGCCAGGATCAATGTGGGTGCCGAGGGTCCGTAGATCGTGATGAAGACCATGGCCAGCAGCAGGGTCGGGAACGCGAAGAACACTTCGAGTCCGCGTCCGATGAGGGCGTCCGCCCATCGCCCGCCCAGTCCGGCCCAGGCGCCGAAGACCAGGGCCAGGCCGACGCCGATCGCGGTGGCGCCCAGGCCGATCAGCAGCGACTCGCCCGTGCCGTGGACCATCCGGGAGTAGAGGTCACGCCCGGACTGATCGGTGCCGAACCAGTGCTCCCAGTTCGGCGAGGCCAGCGGGGCCTCGAGCCTGATGGCCCGGGGATCGTAGGTGGCCAGCAGCGAGGGCGCGAGGCTGGCGGTCAGCAGCAGCAGCGCGAAGACTGCGGCGATCCAGACGGTGAGCGGAACTTGACGGAGCCTGCTCTTGGGTCTGCGGGACTGCAGCGAGGAGTGCAGCTGGGAGGCCGCCGTCGTCGGCTTCGTGCCTGAAGCGGCGTTCAGTGTGGTGGTCATGGGTTACTCCAACTCAGACTCAGCGAGCCAGTTTCAGGCGCGGATCGACAAGGACATAGGCGGTGTCCACCACCAGGTTCGCGATGACGTAGATGAGCGCCACCAGGATCACGACGCCGCAGACCACCGGCAGGTCTCGACCATTGACGGCGTCGACCAGCACTCCGCCCAGGCCGGGCCGGGAGAAGACGTTCTCCGCGATCACGGCCCCGGAGAACAGCGAGCCGATGGCCCAGCCGGTCAGGGTGAGCCCGGGCAGCAGCGCGTGGCGCAGCACGTGCCGGATCCGCACGCCGGCATCGCTCATCCCGCGTGCCCGCGCCGTGAGGACGAAGGGCTCGTCCAGGGTGCGTTCGAACTCAGTGCGCATGGTCTGACCCAGGAAGCCGGCCAGCGGGATGCCCAGGGTCAGCGCGGGCAGCACCAGTCCCAAGAGCCCCTCTCCCCCGACCACCGGGAACACTCCCAGGCCCAGGGCGAAGACCACCAGCAGGATGATGCCCAGCCAGTACTGCGGCAGGGCGGCCGCGGCGGCTTCGAATCCGGAGAACAGCCGGGACACCCAGCCCACGCGACGCGCGGTGAGCACCAGCAGGACCAGCGCCACGACCCACGCGACCGCCAGAGAGGAGAAGGTCAGGATGACGGTGGGCGCGATCTGATCGCCGATGACCGTGGTGACCGGCTGCAGCAGTTGGTAGGAGACGCCGAGGTCCCCGCGGAGCAGGCCGCCCAGGAAGTTCAGGTACTGGAGGAGCAGCGGGTCGGTGAAGCCGAACATCTCATTGATCGGAGCCAGCTCCTCGGCTGAGCGTTCCTGGACCTGGCCGGTCTGC
Encoded proteins:
- a CDS encoding ABC transporter permease, which produces MTTTLNAASGTKPTTAASQLHSSLQSRRPKSRLRQVPLTVWIAAVFALLLLTASLAPSLLATYDPRAIRLEAPLASPNWEHWFGTDQSGRDLYSRMVHGTGESLLIGLGATAIGVGLALVFGAWAGLGGRWADALIGRGLEVFFAFPTLLLAMVFITIYGPSAPTLILAVGLGTAPGYTRMVRGQILAVRHSGYVQAAEALGHSPWRILIRHILPNALRPLLAILTLGIGQSIVWASGLAFLGFGVAPPSPEWGALLEAGRPYITEAWWLEILPGLAVLATALTATILGKHLESALEGSQS
- a CDS encoding ABC transporter permease, with the protein product MTLTPSNVFTEPLEATPVPPIPSSPRPRTRPTLILSLLLRKMGGAAVVVWAAASLTFLMQVLLPGDRATMLLNQQTGQVQERSAEELAPINEMFGFTDPLLLQYLNFLGGLLRGDLGVSYQLLQPVTTVIGDQIAPTVILTFSSLAVAWVVALVLLVLTARRVGWVSRLFSGFEAAAAALPQYWLGIILLVVFALGLGVFPVVGGEGLLGLVLPALTLGIPLAGFLGQTMRTEFERTLDEPFVLTARARGMSDAGVRIRHVLRHALLPGLTLTGWAIGSLFSGAVIAENVFSRPGLGGVLVDAVNGRDLPVVCGVVILVALIYVIANLVVDTAYVLVDPRLKLAR